In Phocoena sinus isolate mPhoSin1 chromosome X, mPhoSin1.pri, whole genome shotgun sequence, a genomic segment contains:
- the SASH3 gene encoding SAM and SH3 domain-containing protein 3 encodes MLRRKPSNASEKEPTQKKKLSLQRSSSFKDFAKSKPSSPVVSEKEFNLDDNIPEDDSGVPPPEDAGKSSKKLGKKWRAVISRTMNRKMGKMMVKALSEEMGDTLEEGSASPTSPDCSLDSPGPEKMALAFSEQEERQLPALSRQASTGSELCSPSPGSGSFGEEPPAPQYTGPFCGRARVHTDFTPSPYDHDSLKLQKGDVIQIIEKPPVGTWLGLLNGRLGSFKFIYVDVLPEEAVGPARPSRRQSKGKRPKPKTLHELLERIGLEEHTSTLLLNGYQTLEDFKELRETHLNELNIMDPQHRAKLLTAAELLLDYDTGSEEAEEGAESGQEPVAHTVAEPKVDIPRDSGCFEGSESGRDEAELAGAEEQLHGLSLAGAP; translated from the exons ATGTTGCGCCGTAAGCCCTCCAACGCCAGCGAGAAGGAGCCCACTCAGAAGAAAAAG CTCTCGCTTCAGCGCTCCAGCAGCTTCAAAGATTTTGCCAAATCCAAACCCAGCTCCCCAGTGGTGAGCGAGAAGGAATTTAATCTGGATGATAAT ATTCCAGAAGATGACTCAGGTGTTCCGCCCCCAGAGGATGCTGGAAAGAGCAGCAAAAAGCTGGGGAAGAAGTGGAGGGCCGTGATTTCCCGAACCATGAACAGGAAGATGGGCAAGATGATGGTGAAGGCCCTGTCGGAGGAGATG ggagATACTCTGGAGGAGGGCTCAGCCTCCCCAACGTCTCCGGACTGCAGCCTGGACAGCCCCGGCCCTGAGAAGATGGCGCTGGCCTTTTCTGAGCAAGAGGAGAGGCAGCTCCCAGCACTCAGCCGCCAGGCATCCACAg GCAGTGAGctctgcagccccagcccaggctctGGCAGCTTCGGGGAGGAACCACCTGCCCCCCAGTACACAGGGCCCTTCTGTGGCCGGGCACGAGTCCACACCGACTTCACTCCCAGCCCGTATGACCACGACTCACTGAAACTGCAG AAGGGAGATGTGATCCAGATCATCGAAAAGCCGCCTGTGGGCACGTGGCTGGGCCTGCTCAATGGCAGGCTGGGCTCTTTCAAGTTCATCTACGTGGATGTGCTGCCCGAGGAGGCTGTGGGACCTGCCCGCCCCAGCCGCCGACAGAGCAAGGGCAAGAGGCCCAAGCCCAAGACtctgcatgagctgctggagCGCATCGGCCTTGAG GAGCACACGTCCACCCTGCTGCTCAATGGCTACCAGACGCTGGAGGACTTCAAAGAGCTGCGGGAAACACACCTCAACGAGCTGAATATCATGGACCCACAGCATCGGGCCAAGCTGCTCACGGCTGCTGAGCTGCTGCTGGACTACGACA CCGGCAGCGAGGAGGCGGAAGAGGGCGCCGAGAGCGGCCAGGAGCCAGTGGCGCACACGGTGGCGGAGCCCAAGGTGGACATCCCACGTGACTCGGGCTGCTTCGAGGGCTCAGAGAGCGGGCGCGACGAAGCAGAGCTGGCGGGTGCCGAGGAGCAGCTACACGGCCTCTCCCTGGCCGGGGCACCTTGA